The Clostridium sporogenes genome contains a region encoding:
- the spoIVB gene encoding SpoIVB peptidase, which yields MDRNKKKFLSFFLIPILLISLFTYYKIHHIPTTIFVREGERVKNDSFIKLTEDISADCTVSDIKSKNKKMNVKILGMVPVKSVSLKPVSKDIMLYPGGKPVGVKLNTKGVLVIALSDIETEEGKMQSPAAVSGIQIGDSIININGKEITNSEDVEKEIRNCEGKDLKIVAYRKGEKIIKNVKPEKGKKDNNYKIGLWVRDSTAGVGTLTFYHDKTKKFAALGHPITDVDTGTILTIDSGEIVPSSIVSIKKGIKGNPGELKGIFLDEDLVLGNIENNTECGIFGTANIKLSNKKYEKPMKVALRNEIKEGPAQILTTLEGEDPSLYNIEIQKLLSQDKPGPKSMIIKVTDENLIKKTGGIVQGMSGSPIIQNDKIVGAVTHVLINKPDVGYGIYIEWMLKDAGILDNN from the coding sequence ATGGACAGAAATAAGAAAAAATTTTTAAGCTTTTTTTTAATTCCTATCCTGTTAATAAGTTTATTTACTTATTATAAGATTCATCACATACCTACTACAATTTTTGTAAGAGAGGGAGAAAGAGTAAAAAACGATAGTTTTATTAAGTTAACAGAGGATATAAGTGCAGATTGCACAGTTTCTGATATAAAATCAAAGAATAAAAAAATGAATGTTAAAATTTTAGGAATGGTTCCTGTAAAATCTGTTTCATTAAAACCCGTTTCTAAAGATATTATGTTGTATCCTGGTGGAAAACCTGTTGGAGTAAAGTTAAATACAAAGGGAGTTTTGGTAATAGCCCTTTCAGATATAGAAACAGAAGAGGGAAAGATGCAAAGCCCTGCAGCTGTATCCGGTATACAAATAGGAGATAGTATAATAAATATAAATGGAAAAGAAATAACTAACTCCGAGGATGTAGAAAAGGAAATTAGAAATTGTGAAGGAAAAGACTTAAAAATAGTGGCTTATAGAAAAGGTGAAAAAATAATAAAAAATGTAAAGCCTGAAAAAGGTAAGAAAGATAATAATTATAAAATAGGATTATGGGTAAGAGATTCTACAGCCGGTGTAGGAACATTGACTTTTTATCATGATAAAACCAAAAAATTTGCAGCATTAGGCCATCCTATCACTGATGTAGACACAGGTACTATACTTACTATAGATTCAGGAGAAATAGTACCATCCTCTATAGTATCTATAAAAAAAGGTATAAAAGGCAATCCTGGGGAACTAAAAGGAATATTTTTAGATGAAGATTTAGTTTTAGGCAATATAGAAAATAATACAGAATGTGGTATATTTGGAACAGCAAATATAAAATTAAGTAATAAAAAATATGAAAAACCTATGAAGGTAGCTTTAAGAAATGAAATAAAAGAAGGACCAGCTCAAATATTAACTACATTAGAGGGTGAAGACCCTAGTTTATACAATATAGAAATACAAAAACTTTTATCTCAGGATAAACCAGGACCTAAAAGTATGATTATAAAAGTTACAGATGAAAATCTTATTAAAAAGACTGGAGGTATTGTTCAAGGCATGAGTGGAAGTCCTATAATACAAAATGATAAAATAGTTGGCGCTGTTACTCATGTTTTAATTAATAAGCCAGATGTAGGATATGGCATATATATAGAATGGATGCTAAAGGATGCTGGAATATTAGATAATAATTAA
- a CDS encoding homoserine O-succinyltransferase: protein MTLIIDKNLPAYKILKSENINIMDKLNYNKNINKLKLIILNLMPKKVDTEIQLLRVLGKSSIDLEITFLKTESYKSKNTNNEHLDKFYKTFNEIKNYNFHGMIITGAPVELMDFEKVDYWEELKNIMDYCNKKVKSTIFICWAAQAALYYYYGINKYLLNKKLFGVFSHKIIKKDSLLTKGFDDEFYVPHSRYTYTRKEDIKKCKEIEIISESEEAGLYLMQSNNFKKIFISGHCEYDRNTLYEEYIRDINKNKFIDIPKNYFEEDNLNKKPIVKWRCHGETLFLNWTQLIEKLSNDS, encoded by the coding sequence ATGACTTTAATTATAGATAAAAACCTTCCAGCTTATAAAATATTGAAATCTGAAAATATAAATATAATGGATAAATTAAATTATAACAAAAATATAAATAAATTAAAACTTATAATATTAAATTTAATGCCTAAAAAAGTAGACACAGAGATACAATTATTAAGAGTTTTAGGTAAAAGCTCTATAGATTTAGAGATTACTTTTTTAAAAACTGAAAGTTATAAAAGTAAAAATACAAATAATGAGCATTTAGATAAATTTTATAAGACTTTTAATGAAATAAAAAATTATAATTTTCATGGAATGATTATAACCGGTGCACCAGTAGAACTTATGGATTTTGAAAAAGTAGATTATTGGGAAGAACTTAAAAATATAATGGATTATTGTAATAAAAAAGTAAAATCTACTATATTCATATGTTGGGCAGCACAAGCAGCTTTATATTATTATTATGGTATAAATAAGTATCTATTAAATAAAAAGCTTTTTGGGGTTTTTTCTCACAAAATAATTAAAAAAGATTCTTTACTTACTAAAGGTTTTGATGATGAATTTTATGTACCTCATTCTAGATATACTTATACAAGAAAAGAAGATATAAAAAAATGTAAAGAAATAGAGATAATTTCAGAATCAGAGGAAGCGGGATTATATTTAATGCAAAGTAATAATTTTAAAAAGATATTTATATCAGGACACTGCGAATATGATAGGAATACATTATATGAAGAATATATTAGAGATATAAATAAAAATAAGTTTATAGATATTCCTAAAAATTATTTTGAAGAAGATAATTTAAATAAAAAACCTATAGTGAAATGGCGTTGTCATGGAGAAACCTTATTTTTAAATTGGACACAGTTGATAGAAAAACTATCAAATGATTCTTAG
- the wecB gene encoding non-hydrolyzing UDP-N-acetylglucosamine 2-epimerase, which yields MKILTVVGARPQFIKVAAVSNIIRKEHEEILVHTGQHYDENMSKVFFEELQIPKPDYNLEIGSGNHGEQTGKMLVELEKIYLKEKPDLVLVYGDTNSTLAGALCASKLLIPVAHIEAGLRSFNMNMPEEQNRILTDHISRLLFVPTITAEKNLHTEGINRGVYNVGDVMFDAVLHFNKLAEQKESILDKISVKSGEYILTTIHRAENTNDINRLKNIIEALNKSGNKIVLPLHPRTKKYIENYNLQFSDNIKLIEPVGYLDMITLEMNSQKIVTDSGGVQKEAFFMKKPCITMRDETEWVETVQNGWNVIVGTDGDKILKSIVYFKPKMKQQNIFGNGKAGNKILDIINTIK from the coding sequence ATGAAGATATTAACTGTAGTGGGTGCACGACCTCAGTTTATAAAGGTAGCCGCAGTATCTAATATAATAAGAAAAGAACATGAAGAAATATTAGTTCATACGGGACAACATTATGATGAAAATATGTCTAAAGTATTTTTTGAAGAATTACAAATACCTAAGCCAGATTACAATCTAGAAATAGGCTCTGGAAATCATGGCGAGCAAACAGGAAAAATGCTTGTAGAATTAGAAAAAATATATTTAAAGGAAAAACCAGATTTAGTATTGGTATATGGCGATACAAATTCTACATTAGCTGGAGCTTTGTGTGCTAGTAAATTATTGATACCTGTAGCTCATATAGAAGCTGGACTTAGAAGTTTTAATATGAATATGCCAGAAGAACAAAATAGAATTCTTACAGATCACATATCTAGGTTATTATTTGTTCCTACTATTACAGCAGAAAAAAATCTTCATACTGAAGGCATCAATAGGGGTGTTTATAATGTAGGTGATGTAATGTTTGATGCGGTATTACATTTTAATAAATTAGCAGAACAAAAGGAAAGCATACTAGACAAAATTTCTGTAAAATCAGGAGAATATATTTTAACAACAATACATAGGGCAGAGAATACTAATGACATAAATAGATTGAAAAATATAATTGAAGCTTTAAATAAAAGTGGAAATAAAATAGTATTACCACTTCACCCTAGAACTAAAAAGTATATAGAGAATTATAATTTACAATTTAGTGATAATATAAAATTAATAGAACCAGTTGGATATCTTGACATGATTACTTTAGAGATGAATTCACAAAAGATAGTAACTGATAGTGGTGGTGTTCAAAAGGAAGCTTTTTTTATGAAAAAACCATGCATAACTATGAGAGATGAAACAGAGTGGGTAGAAACTGTTCAAAATGGATGGAATGTTATAGTTGGAACAGATGGAGACAAAATTTTAAAATCCATAGTATATTTTAAACCTAAAATGAAACAGCAAAATATATTTGGAAATGGAAAAGCTGGCAATAAAATTTTAGATATAATTAATACTATTAAATAG
- the spoIIM gene encoding stage II sporulation protein M, translating to MENKFLSNINRHVQENFWLYIISLLCICTGIVLGIYSVKYMGSFEKGDLLSYVESFSKSISSNGIDSKSILFEAIKNNITLIIAIWFLGLTMIGIPVILIIDVIKGFTIGFTTSFIVNGLGMKGIWMSLLGVLPQNLIYIPCIIFASVLAMEFSIQILRDKNNRGFQNGIWVRATSYSFSFVFVVVIMFIGFLMESYITPNMIKLVVARVGVCMLCL from the coding sequence ATGGAAAACAAATTTTTAAGTAATATAAACAGACACGTTCAAGAGAATTTTTGGTTATATATTATAAGTCTTTTATGTATTTGTACCGGTATAGTCTTAGGTATATATTCAGTAAAATATATGGGTTCCTTTGAAAAAGGTGATCTTTTAAGCTATGTAGAGAGTTTTAGTAAAAGCATTTCATCTAATGGAATAGATTCTAAATCAATTTTATTTGAAGCTATAAAAAACAATATAACTCTTATTATAGCTATTTGGTTTCTAGGATTAACTATGATAGGAATTCCAGTTATTCTCATAATAGATGTAATAAAAGGATTCACAATAGGTTTTACCACAAGCTTTATTGTAAATGGATTAGGAATGAAGGGAATATGGATGTCCCTTTTAGGTGTATTACCTCAAAATTTAATATATATTCCCTGCATAATATTTGCATCAGTGTTAGCAATGGAATTTTCAATACAAATATTAAGGGATAAAAATAATAGAGGATTTCAAAATGGAATATGGGTAAGAGCTACCTCTTATTCTTTTTCCTTTGTATTTGTAGTGGTAATTATGTTTATAGGGTTTTTAATGGAATCTTATATAACACCTAATATGATAAAACTAGTAGTAGCAAGAGTAGGGGTTTGTATGTTATGTTTATAG
- a CDS encoding O-acetylhomoserine aminocarboxypropyltransferase/cysteine synthase family protein, which yields MSIKNWNTETICIQGGYTPKSGEPRILPIIQSTTYKYEDPDTVANLFDLKEEGHMYTRISNPTVAAFEEKIAQLEGGVGAVAVSSGQSATTLAVLNICNAGDHILASSNLYGGTFNLLSSTLKKLGIETTFVSPEASEEEILKLTKDNTKIVLGETIGNPSVNILDFNKFSNVAKKIEVPFIVDNTLMTPYLCKPFEYGANIVIHSATKYIDGHATSVGGVVIDGGNFNWENGKFSSLVDKDPTYHGISYTEEFKHLAYITKLRVNLLRDLGTCLSPFNAFLFNLGLETLHLRMERHSENALKLAQFLQAHNKVAWVKYPFLKDDKSYENAKKYLNNGASGMLTFGIKGRTDQAKEFIKNLKLASLVIHIGDARTSVLHPSSTTHRQLSYEEQIASGVTEDLIRVSVGIEYIEDIIKDFEDALSKI from the coding sequence ATGAGTATTAAAAATTGGAACACAGAAACCATATGTATTCAAGGAGGTTACACTCCAAAGTCAGGGGAGCCAAGAATTCTTCCTATTATTCAAAGCACCACTTATAAATATGAAGATCCAGATACAGTAGCTAACTTATTTGACCTTAAAGAGGAAGGACATATGTATACAAGAATAAGTAATCCAACAGTGGCTGCTTTTGAAGAAAAAATAGCACAGTTAGAAGGTGGGGTAGGAGCTGTAGCAGTTTCTTCTGGGCAAAGTGCTACCACATTAGCTGTTTTAAACATTTGTAATGCAGGGGACCATATACTAGCCTCCTCAAATTTATATGGAGGTACATTTAATCTTCTTTCATCTACTTTAAAGAAATTAGGAATAGAAACTACTTTTGTTTCACCGGAAGCATCAGAAGAAGAAATCTTAAAACTTACTAAAGATAATACCAAAATAGTATTAGGAGAAACTATTGGTAATCCATCAGTAAATATTTTAGACTTTAATAAATTTTCAAATGTGGCTAAAAAAATAGAAGTTCCTTTTATAGTGGATAACACCTTAATGACTCCTTATTTATGTAAGCCCTTTGAATATGGCGCTAATATAGTAATTCATTCAGCTACTAAATATATAGATGGTCATGCAACTAGTGTAGGAGGAGTTGTTATAGATGGAGGAAATTTTAATTGGGAAAATGGGAAATTTTCTTCCTTAGTAGATAAAGATCCTACCTATCATGGTATAAGTTACACAGAAGAGTTTAAACATCTAGCTTATATAACTAAATTAAGGGTAAATCTTTTAAGGGATTTAGGAACTTGTTTAAGCCCATTTAATGCTTTCTTATTTAATTTAGGATTAGAAACATTGCACCTTAGAATGGAGAGACATAGTGAAAATGCTTTAAAATTAGCACAATTTTTACAGGCGCATAATAAGGTAGCTTGGGTAAAGTACCCCTTCTTAAAGGATGATAAAAGTTATGAAAATGCTAAAAAATATTTAAACAATGGAGCTAGTGGTATGTTAACTTTCGGTATAAAAGGAAGAACAGATCAGGCTAAGGAATTTATTAAAAATTTAAAATTAGCAAGCTTAGTAATACACATAGGAGATGCAAGAACTAGTGTACTCCATCCATCTAGCACAACACATAGACAATTATCCTATGAAGAGCAAATTGCATCTGGAGTAACAGAAGATTTAATAAGAGTATCTGTAGGTATAGAGTATATTGAAGATATAATAAAAGATTTTGAAGACGCATTGAGTAAAATATAA
- a CDS encoding homoserine dehydrogenase: protein MVSIAILGNGVVGSGLVELIEKNKKESGEENISITKILVKDKNKHKNSRLFSIITEDIKEVIKENVNIVVEAIGGIEPAYGYIKTFLKNKKHIVTANKDLISKHGDELLKIAKENNVKLYFEASVGGGIPILRPMKECLVGNNVKSIKAVLNGTTNFILTKMHKEGTTFKNALITAQELGFAEFDPTSDIKGYDSARKLAILSNLAYNKKFNWESFNVEGIDNIDEYDIDMANKLGGVIKLIGISEKFQEGIYTAVKPVIISKNSILSRVENEFNSIIIEGDSIGEVAFYGKGAGKLPTASAIYADIINIINNIKEKDLLFNDEKAVIFREFPKEKDWLIRISTEDRTEVICDINKLFKKVYIYSKNCFLKKEIFAIVYNEKEKDLKNKLDNIPNIKKLKATIILFHS, encoded by the coding sequence ATGGTTTCAATTGCTATTTTAGGTAATGGAGTAGTGGGTTCTGGATTAGTAGAATTAATAGAGAAAAATAAAAAAGAGAGTGGAGAAGAGAATATAAGTATAACTAAAATATTAGTTAAAGATAAAAATAAGCACAAAAATAGCAGGTTATTTTCAATAATTACAGAGGATATAAAGGAAGTTATAAAAGAAAATGTAAATATTGTTGTAGAAGCTATAGGTGGCATAGAGCCTGCCTATGGTTATATAAAAACTTTTTTAAAAAATAAAAAACATATAGTTACTGCTAATAAAGATTTAATATCAAAACATGGTGATGAACTTTTAAAAATTGCAAAAGAAAACAATGTAAAACTTTATTTTGAAGCTAGTGTAGGTGGAGGAATCCCTATACTTAGACCCATGAAAGAGTGTTTAGTAGGAAATAATGTGAAAAGTATTAAAGCTGTATTAAATGGTACTACAAATTTTATTTTAACTAAAATGCATAAGGAGGGAACTACTTTTAAAAATGCATTAATTACTGCACAAGAATTAGGATTTGCAGAATTTGATCCTACATCTGATATAAAAGGATATGATAGTGCAAGAAAATTAGCTATATTATCAAATTTAGCATATAATAAAAAATTTAATTGGGAAAGTTTTAATGTAGAAGGAATAGATAATATTGATGAATATGATATTGATATGGCAAATAAATTAGGAGGAGTTATTAAACTAATTGGAATAAGTGAAAAATTCCAAGAGGGTATATATACAGCTGTTAAACCAGTTATTATATCTAAAAATAGTATTTTATCAAGGGTAGAAAATGAGTTCAATTCTATAATAATAGAGGGAGACAGTATAGGGGAAGTAGCTTTCTATGGAAAAGGGGCAGGTAAATTACCAACAGCCAGTGCAATTTATGCAGATATTATAAATATAATAAATAATATAAAAGAAAAAGATTTATTATTTAATGATGAAAAGGCTGTAATTTTTAGAGAATTTCCAAAAGAAAAAGATTGGCTTATAAGAATCTCTACTGAAGATAGAACTGAAGTTATATGTGATATAAATAAGTTATTTAAAAAAGTATATATATACTCCAAGAATTGTTTTTTAAAGAAAGAGATTTTTGCTATAGTTTACAATGAAAAAGAAAAAGATTTAAAAAATAAGCTGGATAATATACCTAATATTAAAAAATTAAAGGCCACTATAATTTTATTCCATAGCTAA
- a CDS encoding NUDIX hydrolase: MNFYEKTLEEEEIYKGKIINVVKQRVKLPNGKESFREIVKHPGAVAILAYKDEDTVLLIKQFRKAIDKDIFEIPAGKIEKGEDIESSALRELEEETGYKAKKMEYLGKIVTSPGFSDEYIYIYKAFNLCKGKDGLEDEDEFIDLMEISIDKLKEYIKDGKVIDGKTISAVMMDTLSRY, encoded by the coding sequence ATGAATTTTTATGAAAAAACATTAGAAGAAGAGGAAATATATAAAGGGAAAATAATAAATGTTGTAAAACAAAGGGTTAAATTACCTAATGGTAAAGAATCTTTTAGAGAAATTGTAAAACATCCAGGAGCAGTAGCAATTTTAGCTTATAAAGATGAAGATACAGTACTTTTAATAAAGCAATTCAGAAAAGCTATAGATAAAGATATATTTGAGATACCAGCAGGAAAAATAGAAAAGGGAGAGGATATAGAAAGTTCAGCGCTGAGGGAACTAGAAGAAGAAACAGGTTATAAGGCGAAAAAGATGGAATACTTAGGCAAAATAGTTACATCACCAGGTTTCTCAGATGAATACATATATATTTATAAAGCTTTTAACCTTTGTAAAGGTAAAGATGGTCTAGAGGATGAAGATGAATTTATAGATTTAATGGAAATTAGTATAGACAAATTAAAAGAATATATTAAAGATGGAAAAGTAATAGATGGAAAAACTATAAGCGCAGTTATGATGGATACTTTATCTAGATATTAG
- the yjeM gene encoding glutamate/gamma-aminobutyrate family transporter YjeM — MSQNSQTTKKLTLIPLILMIFTSVFGFANMPRSFYLMGYGAIPWYILSGITFFIPYAFMMAEYGAAFKDEKGGIYSWMEKSVGPKYAFVGTFMWYASYIIWMVNICSTLWIPISNAIFGKDTTSTWAFLGLNSTQVLGVLGIIWIIFVTFTASKGLEKITKVTSIGGTAVALLNIVLLVSAIIVLIANGGQLAEPITSAKSFIQSPNPAYQSPISVLAFIVFAIFGYGGIEVVGGLVDQTENAEVTFPKGITIAAIIIAVGYSIGIFLCGIFTNWNSVLASKDVNIGNIAYALMHNLGYQLGHSFGISEASSVLMGDWIARFVGLSMFLALTGAFFTLSYSPLKQLIEGTPNKLWPGNMAKIENGMPLKAMRVQCIIVAIFIALVSFGGDAAAKFFGKLILMTNVAMTIPYMFLSCAFISFKKKSEIKKPFEVYKTKGSAVVATVIVTFTIAFANFFTIIEPATKGNISDTIFSIIGPIFFSVVAILMYNSYEKKYVIKSNQGKTKNL; from the coding sequence ATGTCACAAAATTCACAAACAACTAAAAAGTTAACTTTGATACCATTAATATTAATGATCTTTACTTCTGTATTTGGCTTTGCTAACATGCCGAGATCTTTTTACTTAATGGGCTATGGTGCTATTCCTTGGTATATCTTATCCGGTATAACATTCTTTATTCCTTATGCATTTATGATGGCGGAGTATGGTGCAGCTTTTAAAGATGAGAAAGGTGGAATTTATTCCTGGATGGAAAAATCTGTAGGACCGAAATATGCATTTGTAGGAACTTTCATGTGGTATGCATCCTATATAATTTGGATGGTTAACATTTGTTCTACACTATGGATTCCAATTTCAAATGCAATTTTTGGTAAAGATACTACTTCAACTTGGGCATTTTTAGGATTAAATTCAACTCAAGTTTTAGGTGTATTAGGTATAATTTGGATAATATTTGTAACTTTTACTGCGTCCAAAGGATTAGAGAAAATAACTAAAGTAACATCTATAGGAGGAACTGCAGTTGCACTTTTAAATATCGTTTTATTAGTTAGTGCAATAATTGTCCTTATAGCCAATGGTGGACAACTAGCAGAACCTATAACTTCTGCTAAATCTTTTATACAATCTCCAAATCCTGCATATCAAAGTCCAATTTCTGTATTAGCTTTTATAGTTTTTGCTATATTTGGTTATGGTGGTATAGAAGTTGTTGGAGGACTTGTAGATCAAACTGAAAATGCTGAAGTAACTTTCCCAAAAGGAATTACTATTGCAGCTATTATCATTGCGGTAGGATATTCAATTGGAATATTCTTATGTGGTATATTTACAAATTGGAATAGTGTTTTAGCTTCCAAAGATGTAAACATAGGAAATATAGCCTATGCACTAATGCATAATTTAGGATATCAATTAGGACATTCTTTTGGAATTAGTGAAGCATCATCAGTATTAATGGGAGATTGGATTGCAAGATTTGTAGGACTTTCTATGTTCTTGGCTTTAACTGGAGCATTTTTTACATTATCCTATTCTCCACTAAAGCAGCTTATAGAAGGTACTCCAAATAAATTATGGCCTGGAAACATGGCTAAAATTGAAAATGGTATGCCTTTGAAGGCTATGCGCGTTCAATGTATAATTGTAGCAATATTTATTGCATTAGTATCATTTGGCGGAGATGCAGCAGCTAAGTTTTTTGGAAAGTTAATTCTTATGACCAACGTTGCAATGACTATACCTTATATGTTTTTATCATGTGCATTCATTTCTTTTAAAAAGAAAAGTGAAATAAAAAAACCATTTGAGGTTTATAAAACTAAAGGAAGTGCAGTTGTTGCTACAGTTATAGTTACATTTACCATAGCTTTTGCTAATTTTTTCACAATTATAGAGCCTGCTACAAAGGGTAACATATCAGATACAATATTTTCAATTATTGGACCTATATTTTTTAGCGTAGTTGCTATATTAATGTATAATTCCTATGAAAAAAAATATGTTATTAAAAGTAATCAAGGCAAAACTAAAAATTTATAA
- the spo0A gene encoding sporulation transcription factor Spo0A — MEETKINVIIADDNKEFCNILSDYLLNQRDIMVTGIANDGVEALKLVEEKKPDLIILDIIMPHLDGLGVLEKLNSIDITPMPRVIVLSAVGQDKITQRAINLGADYYVVKPFDMDVFTKRIRQMFNNTISSEEVRRPVVMPETCSQEKISLSKNEPADLEQEITDIIHEIGVPAHIKGYMYLREAITMVVNDMELLSAVTKELYPSIAKKYNTTASRVERAIRHAIEVAWSRGQVETINNIFGYTINNGKGKPTNSEFIAMVADKLRLKNRVC; from the coding sequence ATGGAAGAAACAAAGATCAATGTTATCATTGCAGATGATAATAAGGAATTTTGTAACATATTAAGTGATTATTTGTTAAATCAAAGAGACATAATGGTTACAGGTATAGCTAATGATGGAGTAGAAGCTCTTAAATTGGTGGAAGAAAAAAAACCAGATTTAATAATACTAGATATAATAATGCCTCATTTAGATGGATTAGGAGTTTTAGAAAAATTAAATAGTATAGATATTACTCCTATGCCAAGGGTAATTGTTTTGTCTGCTGTAGGACAGGATAAGATTACTCAAAGGGCTATAAACTTAGGTGCAGATTATTATGTAGTTAAACCTTTTGATATGGACGTTTTTACCAAGAGAATAAGACAAATGTTTAACAATACCATAAGTAGCGAAGAAGTTAGAAGACCAGTAGTAATGCCAGAAACATGTTCACAAGAAAAAATATCATTATCCAAAAATGAACCTGCAGATTTAGAACAAGAAATAACAGATATTATACATGAAATAGGTGTACCAGCTCATATAAAAGGATATATGTATTTGAGAGAAGCTATAACTATGGTAGTTAATGACATGGAACTTTTATCCGCAGTGACAAAGGAGTTGTACCCTTCAATAGCTAAAAAATATAATACTACAGCAAGTAGAGTAGAAAGAGCTATAAGACATGCTATAGAAGTAGCTTGGTCAAGAGGTCAAGTTGAAACTATAAACAATATATTTGGGTATACTATAAATAATGGAAAGGGAAAACCAACAAATTCTGAGTTTATTGCAATGGTAGCTGATAAATTAAGACTAAAAAATAGAGTTTGCTAA
- the xerD gene encoding site-specific tyrosine recombinase XerD yields MKNIIENYIKDLQKKNLSKNTLEAYKRDVEKFSEFVKGREENILSVDTVTIMAFVQYLQREGRATSSIVRNIVSIRNFYKYLIRKNMVSEDPTLGYEIPKIERTIPKILSVEEVDKLLNSPDSSKKGLRDKSMLELMYATGVKITELLNLNIYDINLKFNYIKCRGSKKRERIIPIGSYAVKCLKNYLKVRPAINVYNLDYLFLNLKGTQMTRQGFWKIIKFYAKEASIDKEIDSYTLRHSFAVHLLQNGADIKSVQELLGHKDLAATQIYSSISKKSKIAEVYKNAHPRA; encoded by the coding sequence ATGAAAAATATTATAGAAAATTATATAAAAGATTTACAAAAGAAAAACTTAAGTAAAAATACGTTAGAGGCTTATAAAAGAGATGTGGAGAAGTTTAGCGAGTTTGTGAAAGGCAGAGAGGAAAATATACTTTCTGTTGATACAGTTACTATAATGGCTTTCGTTCAATATTTACAAAGAGAAGGACGAGCTACCTCTTCCATAGTAAGGAATATAGTATCCATAAGAAACTTTTATAAATATTTAATTAGAAAAAATATGGTATCTGAGGATCCTACACTAGGATATGAAATACCTAAAATAGAGAGAACTATACCTAAAATACTTTCTGTAGAAGAAGTGGACAAACTTTTGAATTCCCCAGATTCTTCAAAAAAAGGATTAAGAGATAAATCAATGCTGGAGCTTATGTATGCTACAGGAGTTAAGATTACAGAACTCTTAAATTTAAATATATATGATATAAATTTGAAGTTTAATTATATAAAATGTAGAGGCAGTAAAAAAAGAGAGAGAATTATACCTATAGGCTCCTATGCAGTAAAGTGTTTAAAAAATTATTTAAAAGTAAGACCAGCTATAAATGTATATAATTTAGATTATTTATTTTTAAATTTAAAGGGAACTCAAATGACTAGACAGGGTTTTTGGAAAATAATAAAATTTTATGCAAAAGAAGCATCTATAGATAAAGAGATAGATTCTTATACACTAAGACATTCCTTTGCAGTACATTTACTTCAAAATGGAGCAGATATAAAATCTGTGCAGGAGCTTTTAGGGCATAAGGATTTAGCTGCAACTCAAATTTATTCTAGTATATCAAAGAAGAGTAAAATAGCAGAAGTATATAAAAATGCTCATCCAAGGGCATAA